A portion of the Roseovarius sp. SCSIO 43702 genome contains these proteins:
- a CDS encoding F0F1 ATP synthase subunit delta: protein MDVSETASISSGIAERYATAIFELAQEGKSLPKLEAGVDALADALEASADLREMIASPVISRSEQGAAMEALAKKMKLPEELSKGLALMAEKRRLFALPQLVAQLRAMIAEEKGEVTADVVSAKALTKTQSEKLASTLKSTVGKDVKINVTVDESLIGGLVVKVGSKMIDTSIRSRLDSLQNAMKEVG, encoded by the coding sequence GTGGACGTGTCGGAAACAGCTTCGATTTCCTCCGGTATCGCCGAACGCTATGCGACGGCCATTTTCGAACTGGCACAGGAAGGCAAGTCGCTGCCGAAGCTCGAGGCAGGTGTCGATGCGCTTGCCGATGCGCTCGAGGCGAGTGCGGATCTGCGCGAGATGATCGCCTCGCCCGTAATCAGCCGGAGCGAGCAGGGCGCCGCGATGGAAGCGCTGGCCAAGAAGATGAAGCTTCCCGAAGAGCTTTCGAAGGGGCTTGCGCTCATGGCCGAGAAGCGGCGCCTGTTCGCGCTTCCGCAGCTTGTCGCGCAGCTTCGGGCCATGATCGCCGAGGAAAAGGGCGAGGTGACGGCCGACGTGGTGAGCGCGAAAGCTCTGACCAAGACGCAGTCCGAGAAACTTGCCAGCACGCTCAAGTCGACCGTCGGCAAGGACGTGAAGATCAATGTGACCGTCGATGAAAGCCTCATCGGCGGTCTTGTCGTGAAAGTGGGCTCGAAGATGATCGATACCTCGATCCGCTCGCGCCTCGATTCTCTCCAGAATGCAATGAAAGAGGTCGGATAA
- the atpA gene encoding F0F1 ATP synthase subunit alpha → MGIQAAEISAILKDQIKNFGKDADVAEVGRVLSVGDGIARVHGLDNVQAGELVEFPGAVMGMALNLEADNVGVVIFGSDRDIKEGDTVKRTKSIVDVPIGDALLGRVVDGLGNPLDGKGPIKTKERGLADVKAPGIIPRKSVHEPMATGMKAIDSMIPIGRGQRELIIGDRQTGKTAVALDTMLNQKTYNEAAGDDESKKLYCVYVAVGQKRSTVAQLVKKLEENGAMEYSIVVAATASDPAPMQFLAPYSATAMAEHFRDNGRHALIVYDDLSKQAVAYRQMSLLLRRPPGREAYPGDVFYLHSRLLERSAKLNEENGGGSLTALPIIETQGGDVSAFIPTNVISITDGQIFLETELFYQGIRPAVNTGLSVSRVGSSAQTNAMKSVAGPVKLSLAQYREMAAFAQFGSDLDAATQRLLNRGARLTELMKQPQYSPLTNAEIVVVIYAGTNGYLDDLAVDQVGRFEEGLLNHMRTNKKDVLDWITNEDPKIKGDAEDKLKAAIDEFAKDFS, encoded by the coding sequence ATGGGTATCCAAGCCGCAGAGATTTCTGCAATCCTGAAGGACCAGATCAAGAATTTCGGCAAGGATGCCGATGTGGCCGAAGTCGGCCGCGTCCTGTCGGTGGGCGACGGGATCGCCCGCGTCCACGGCCTCGACAACGTGCAGGCCGGCGAGCTGGTGGAGTTTCCCGGTGCGGTCATGGGCATGGCGCTCAACCTCGAGGCCGACAACGTGGGTGTCGTGATCTTCGGGTCCGACCGGGACATCAAGGAAGGCGACACCGTCAAGCGCACCAAGTCGATCGTGGACGTGCCGATCGGCGATGCGCTGCTGGGCCGGGTCGTGGACGGCCTGGGCAACCCGCTGGACGGCAAGGGGCCGATCAAGACAAAGGAACGCGGCCTGGCCGACGTGAAGGCACCGGGCATCATCCCGCGCAAGTCCGTGCATGAGCCGATGGCGACCGGCATGAAGGCGATCGACTCGATGATCCCGATCGGGCGTGGCCAGCGCGAGCTCATCATCGGCGACCGCCAGACGGGCAAGACGGCCGTGGCGCTCGACACGATGCTGAACCAGAAGACCTATAACGAGGCGGCGGGCGACGATGAGAGCAAGAAGCTCTACTGCGTTTACGTGGCCGTGGGCCAGAAGCGGTCGACCGTGGCGCAGCTTGTGAAGAAGCTCGAGGAGAACGGCGCGATGGAATATTCCATCGTCGTGGCAGCCACCGCCTCGGACCCGGCGCCGATGCAGTTCCTGGCGCCTTATTCGGCCACTGCGATGGCCGAGCATTTCCGCGATAACGGGCGCCACGCGCTGATCGTTTACGATGACCTGTCGAAACAGGCCGTGGCCTATCGCCAGATGTCGCTTCTTCTGCGCCGCCCGCCGGGCCGCGAAGCCTATCCGGGCGACGTCTTCTACCTCCATTCCCGCCTGCTGGAACGGTCGGCGAAACTCAACGAGGAAAATGGCGGCGGGTCGCTGACGGCGCTGCCGATCATCGAGACCCAGGGCGGCGATGTGTCCGCGTTCATCCCGACCAACGTGATCTCGATCACCGACGGGCAGATCTTCCTCGAGACGGAACTTTTCTACCAGGGTATCCGCCCGGCCGTGAACACCGGTCTCTCGGTCAGCCGCGTGGGATCGTCCGCGCAGACCAACGCGATGAAGTCGGTTGCCGGTCCGGTGAAGCTCAGCCTCGCGCAGTATCGCGAGATGGCGGCCTTCGCGCAGTTCGGCTCGGACCTCGACGCGGCCACGCAGCGGCTGCTGAACCGGGGCGCGCGCCTGACGGAACTGATGAAGCAGCCGCAATATTCGCCGCTGACCAACGCGGAAATCGTCGTGGTGATCTATGCCGGGACGAACGGCTATCTCGACGACCTGGCCGTCGACCAGGTGGGCCGCTTCGAGGAGGGTCTTCTCAATCACATGCGGACCAACAAGAAGGACGTGCTCGACTGGATCACCAATGAGGATCCGAAGATCAAGGGCGACGCGGAAGACAAGCTGAAAGCCGCGATCGACGAGTTCGCCAAAGACTTCTCGTAA
- a CDS encoding F0F1 ATP synthase subunit gamma has translation MPSLKDLKNRIESVKSTRKITKAMQMVAAAKLRRAQEAAEMSRPYTERFNAVMAKLAASVGDSDTAPRLLRGTGKDDVHLLVVMTAERGLCGGFNGNIAKKARAEAERLLGEGKTVKIITVGKKGRDALRRYVGDHFIHHVDLSDVKNVSYADAQAIAADILERFDAGEFDVAKIFFARFENVVSQIPTMQQVIPADVPEDAEVETDSDVVYDYEPNEEAILEQLLPRAVATAIFSALLENGASEQGARMSAMDNATRNAGEMIDKLTIEYNRSRQAVITNELIEIISGAEAL, from the coding sequence ATGCCGAGTCTCAAGGACCTTAAGAACAGGATCGAGTCGGTCAAGTCGACCCGCAAGATCACCAAGGCCATGCAGATGGTGGCCGCCGCGAAACTGCGGCGGGCACAGGAAGCGGCCGAGATGTCGCGCCCCTACACCGAGCGGTTCAATGCTGTGATGGCCAAGCTCGCCGCATCGGTGGGTGACAGCGACACCGCCCCGCGCCTGCTGCGCGGGACGGGCAAGGATGACGTACATCTGCTTGTCGTGATGACGGCCGAGCGGGGCCTCTGCGGAGGGTTCAACGGCAACATCGCCAAGAAGGCCCGCGCCGAGGCGGAGCGCCTTCTGGGCGAAGGCAAGACCGTCAAGATCATCACGGTGGGCAAGAAGGGTCGCGACGCGTTGCGCCGCTACGTGGGCGATCACTTCATCCACCATGTCGACCTGAGCGACGTGAAGAACGTGAGCTATGCGGACGCGCAGGCCATCGCCGCCGATATCCTCGAGCGGTTCGACGCGGGCGAGTTCGACGTGGCGAAGATCTTCTTCGCGCGCTTCGAAAACGTGGTGAGCCAGATTCCCACGATGCAGCAGGTGATCCCCGCGGATGTGCCCGAGGACGCCGAAGTCGAGACCGACAGCGACGTGGTCTATGACTATGAGCCGAACGAGGAGGCGATCCTCGAGCAGCTTCTGCCGCGCGCGGTGGCGACGGCGATCTTCTCGGCGCTGCTGGAAAACGGGGCCTCGGAACAGGGCGCGCGCATGTCCGCGATGGACAACGCGACGCGCAACGCGGGCGAGATGATCGACAAGCTGACGATCGAATACAACCGTTCGCGCCAGGCCGTGATCACCAACGAGCTCATTGAAATCATTTCGGGCGCCGAGGCGCTCTAA